From the Primulina eburnea isolate SZY01 unplaced genomic scaffold, ASM2296580v1 ctg1081, whole genome shotgun sequence genome, one window contains:
- the LOC140820502 gene encoding uncharacterized protein: MPPRRNVLRTDEGRQEEDIPQPPPGQDASARVLAGMARFFEQHVGNGAMGRPEPVYERFRRMHPDEFHGTTDPFMAEGWIRSLEVIFRYMDMADADRVRCTIYLLKGDASLWWEGAERGVNMATLTWEGFKRVFYDKYFTSDVRSRLKREFMSLRQGDWTVAEFVQKFDRGCHFMPLIANDAAEKLRHFLDGLRPTIRRDVILVDPADYTTAVARALRAEQSLKDIDWEMQRKRNRAQQANQSNKKPHTGPSKQPEPPKPQGQPPKGNVRKGEEKPLCKECNRPHYGKCMWGTFKCFKCGELGQKAADCTKPRQPMTGRVYVMQATEDETEPTLH; this comes from the coding sequence ATGCCTCCTAGAAGGAATGTGCTTAGGACTGATGAGGGTAGACAGGAGGAGGATATCCCACAGCCTCCACCTGGTCAGGATGCTAGTGCCCGTGTACTAGCCGGTATGGCCCGTTTCTTTGAGCAACACGTAGGGAATGGAGCAATGGGTAGGCCAGAGCCAGTATATGAGCGTTTCAGGAGGATGCACCCCGATGAGTTCCATGGCACTACTGATCCATTTatggctgagggatggattagaTCATTAGAGGTAATATTTCGTTATATGGACATGGCGGACGCCGATCGCGTTCGATGTACTATCTACCTGTTGAAAGGCGACGCTTCgttatggtgggagggagcggAGCGAGGAGTGAATATGGCGACTTTGACTTGGGAAGGATTCAAGAGagtgttctatgacaagtacttcacCTCCGATGTTCGTTCTAGGCTtaagagagagtttatgagtctccgtCAGGGGGATTGGACTGTTGCCGAGTTTGTGCAGAAGTTTGATAGGGGATGTCACTTTATGCCCTTGATTGCCAATGATGCTGCTGAAAAATTACGACATTTTCTAGATGGTTTGAGGCCGACTATCCGACGCGATGTGATACTTGTCGATCCTGCTGATTATACTACCGCCGTTGCCAGGGCTCTTAGAGCCGAGCAGTCATTGAAGGATATCGATTGGGAGATGCAGCGAAAGAGGAACCGTGCTCAGCAAGCTAATCAGAGTAATAAGAAGCCTCATACGGGACCTTCTAAGCAACCAGAACCACCAAAACCACAAGGACAACCACCTAAAGGAAATGTTCGGAAAGGTGAGGAAAAACCActttgcaaggagtgcaatcgtCCACATTATGGAAAGTGCATGTGGGGCACCTTCAAGTGCTTCAAGTGCGGGGAGTTGGGACAAAAGGCTGCGGATTGCACCAAGCCTAGGCAACCCATGACCGGAAGAGTCTATGTGATGCAAGCTACAGAAGATGAGACAGAGCCGACACTACACTGA